In Patagioenas fasciata isolate bPatFas1 chromosome 11, bPatFas1.hap1, whole genome shotgun sequence, the following proteins share a genomic window:
- the MARS2 gene encoding methionine--tRNA ligase, mitochondrial, whose translation MLRPPLRLPPRRFPPRRATATAAGPGRRLLLSTPIFYANGPPHIGHLYSALLADALHRYRGLCGAGPGRLSTGTDEHGLKIQQAAAAAGTSPPELCERVSGLFRQALARAAVSFTDFTRTSAPAHQRAVRHFWGALRDGGALYKGAYEGWYCTAEETFLPPGQLAERRDAQGQPCKVSVETGHQVHWTKEENYMFRLSAFRDPLWKWLRNNPRAIAPDPFYQHVLRWLEEDLPDLSVSRERSRLHWGIPVPGDSTQTIYVWVDALVNYLSVLGYPETHGEWWPAAHHVVGKDILKFHAVYWPALLMAAGLPPPERIFVHSHWTVRGQKMSKSLGNVIDPFACFGQYTVDGFRYFLLRQGVPERDCDYYDEKVVKLVNSELADALGGLLNRSTALSINPSNTYPCFSESCFPKILDSRETKGMGRASAEDYEFVASVASLPLQVAGYFEGFQIYKALECIAVCVRQTNGFFQRHRPWKLNRKDPAEQLWLDTIIHVTLECLRVYGTLLQPVIPHTADKLLSRLAVEPEERGLSSLTFLPRYNGQPCPFEGRQLGPDTGVLFHRLEKSGQHQTETKKL comes from the exons ATGTTGCGGCCGCCCCTCCGCCTCCCGCCGCGCCGCTTTCCGCCCCGCCGCgccaccgccaccgccgccgggcccggccgccgccTCCTGCTCTCCACGCCCATCTTCTACGCTAACGGGCCGCCGCACATCGGCCACCTGTACTCCGCTCTGCTGGCCGACGCGCTGCACCGCTACCGCGGCCTCTGCGGCGCCGGCCCGGGCCGCCTCTCCACAG GGACGGACGAGCACGGGCTGAAGATCCAGCAGGCCGCGGCCGCCGCGGGAACGTCGCCCCCGGAGCTGTGCGAACGCGTCTCGGGGCTGTTCCGCCAGGCCCTGGCCCGGGCCGCCGTCTCCTTCACCGACTTCACCCGCACCAGCGCGCCTGCTCACCAGCGAGCCGTGCGGCACTTCTGGGGCGCCCTGCGGGATGGCGGGGCTCTCTACAAAGGGGCGTACGAGGGCTGGTACTGCACGGCCGAGGAGACCTTCCTGCCCCCCGGGCAGCTCGCCGAGCGCAGGGACgcccagggacagccctgcaAGGTGTCTGTGGAGACCGGCCACCAG gtgCACTGGACCAAAGAGGAGAATTACATGTTCAGGCTCTCGGCGTTCCGGGATCCGTTGTGGAAGTGGCTCCGGAACAACCCCCGTGCCATTGCCCCTGACCCTTTCTACCAGCACGTGCTCCGCTGGCTGGAGGAGGACTTGCCGGACTTGTCGGTCTCCCGTGAGCGAAGCCGGCTGCACTGGGGTATCCCTGTCCCTGGGGACTCCACACAAACTATTTACGTGTGGGTCGATGCCTTGGTGAACTATCTGAGTGTGCTGGGCTACCCAGAGACGCACGGCGAGTGGTGGCCTGCGGCACATCATGTTGTGGGCAAGGACATCCTCAAGTTTCACGCTGTGTACTGGCCCGCGCTGCTGATGGCAGCAGGGCTGCCCCCCCCCGAGCGGATCTTTGTGCACTCCCACTGGACTGTCCGTGGGCAGAAGATGTCCAAAAGCCTGGGCAACGTGATTGACCCCTTTGCTTGCTTTGGACAGTACACAGTAGATGGATTTCGGTACTTCTTGCTAAGGCAGGGGGTACCTGAGCGGGATTGTGACTATTATGATGAGAAGGTTGTGAAGCTTGTGAATTCGGAACTGGCAGATGCGCTCGGAGGGCTCCTGAATCGGTCAACAGCCCTCAGCATTAACCCCAGCAACACTTACCCGTGTTTCTCAGAGTCCTGTTTTCCAAAGATCTTGGATTCCAGGGAGACAAAAGGCATGGGTAGAGCCTCTGCCGAAGACTACGAGTTCGTGGCATCTGTGGCTTCTCTGCCTCTGCAAGTGGCTGGTTATTTTGAGGGTTTCCAGATCTACAAGGCTTTAGAATGCATTGCCGTGTGCGTAAGGCAGACCAACGGTTTCTTCCAGAGACACAGGCCTTGGAAACTCAACCGAAAAGAccctgcagagcagctctggctcGACACCATCATACACGTTACGCTGGAATGCCTGCGTGTCTATGGGACTCTGCTGCAGCCCGTGATCCCGCACACTGCGGACAAGTTGCTTTCCAGACTGGCTGTTGAACCAGAAGAGAGGGGTCTCTCCAGTTTGACATTTCTGCCACGCTACAATGGGCAGCCGTGTCCCTTTGAAGGGAGACAGCTTGGCCCTGACACTGGCGTCTTATTTCACAGACTGGAGAAGTCAGGACAGCATCAGACAGAAACCAAGAAGCTCTAG
- the RAB33A gene encoding ras-related protein Rab-33A, producing MAAGGGGRPPGSDSSLEPYVQTRIFKIIVIGDSNVGKTCLTFRFCGGTFPDKTEATIGVDFREKTVEIEGERIKVQVWDTAGQERFRKSMVEHYYRNVHAVVFVYDVTKMTSFTNLKMWIEECNGHAVPALVPRVLVGNKCDLKDLIQVPSSMALKFADAHNMLLFETSAKDPKESQNVDAIFMCLACRLKAQRSLLCRDLEGRPGQARRLEPTQDANGKTSCPC from the exons atggcggcgggcggcggcgggcggccgccGGGCTCCGACTCGTCGCTGGAGCCCTACGTGCAGACCCGCATCTTTAAGATCATCGTGATCGGAGACTCCAACGTGGGCAAGACGTGCCTGACCTTCCGCTTCTGCGGGGGCACCTTCCCCGACAAGACCGAGGCCACCATCGGCGTGGACTTCCGCGAGAAGACGGTGGAGATCGAGGGCGAGCGCATCAAG GTGCAGGTGTGGGACACGGCCGGCCAGGAGAGGTTTCGCAAGAGCATGGTGGAGCACTACTACCGCAACGTGCACGCCGTCGTCTTCGTTTACGACGTCACCAAGATGACCTCCTTCACCAACCTCAAGATGTGGATCGAGGAGTGCAACGGGCACGCCGTGcctgccctggtccccagggtgctggtTGGGAACAAGTGTGACTTGAAAGACCTGATCCAAGTGCCATCCAGCATGGCGCTGAAGTTCGCCGATGCTCACAACATGCTTTTGTTTGAGACCTCGGCCAAGGACCCTAAGGAGAGCCAGAACGTGGACGCCATTTTCATGTGCCTGGCGTGCCGGCTGAAGGCGCAGCGCTCGCTGCTCTGCCGGGACCTggaggggcggccgggccaggcccGCAGGCTGGAGCCAACGCAGGACGCCAACGGTAAAACCTCCTGCCCGTGCTGA